A genomic region of Kribbella sp. NBC_00382 contains the following coding sequences:
- a CDS encoding LysR family transcriptional regulator has translation MDLDAVRTFVAAASAGKFQEAADDLRITQQAVSKRIAALEKHLGVKLFTRTARGAQLTLDGQTFLPHAQALLHAEQQALASVKPGNRPLRVDVIGGFLAPAVLVRDFHREHPTVALDIVNLPNGAAAIEAVREGTIDATFRALHNPIDARLSSVRVFDEPLQLLTGPAHPQADAAALSPTDLKGQSIWMPGNIAGTEWAAYYDDLAAEFGFTIDTAGPNFGLDAMLDAMAEQPDRATFVGELTRFRWPTDYDLRRMDLHNPTPVYPHSLIWRTTNPHPSLTTLRTHLLHTRHPTPPPTWPAPPHLGG, from the coding sequence GTGGATCTCGACGCCGTCCGTACCTTCGTCGCGGCCGCGTCCGCAGGCAAATTCCAGGAAGCCGCCGACGACCTCCGAATCACCCAGCAGGCCGTCTCCAAACGCATCGCTGCCCTCGAGAAGCACCTAGGCGTCAAGCTCTTCACCCGTACTGCGCGTGGCGCCCAGCTCACCCTCGACGGCCAGACGTTCCTCCCCCACGCCCAGGCACTCCTGCACGCTGAGCAGCAGGCGCTCGCGTCGGTGAAACCCGGCAACCGCCCACTGCGCGTCGACGTGATCGGCGGCTTCCTCGCCCCCGCCGTCCTGGTCCGTGACTTCCACCGCGAACACCCGACGGTCGCCCTCGACATCGTCAACCTCCCCAACGGCGCCGCCGCCATCGAAGCAGTCCGCGAAGGCACCATCGACGCCACCTTCCGAGCCCTCCACAATCCGATTGATGCCCGCCTGAGCAGCGTGCGGGTGTTCGACGAACCGCTCCAACTCCTCACCGGACCGGCCCACCCCCAAGCAGACGCCGCCGCACTCAGTCCTACGGATCTGAAGGGCCAGAGCATCTGGATGCCCGGCAACATCGCCGGCACCGAGTGGGCCGCGTACTACGACGACCTGGCCGCCGAGTTCGGCTTCACGATCGACACGGCCGGACCCAACTTCGGCCTCGACGCCATGCTCGACGCGATGGCCGAGCAACCCGACCGCGCCACCTTCGTCGGTGAACTTACCCGCTTCCGCTGGCCGACCGACTACGACCTCCGCCGCATGGACCTCCACAACCCCACCCCCGTCTACCCCCACTCCCTCATCTGGCGCACCACCAACCCCCACCCCTCCCTCACCACCCTCCGCACCCACCTCCTCCACACCCGCCATCCCACCCCGCCCCCGACCTGGCCGGCCCCTCCCCATTTGGGTGGTTAA
- a CDS encoding MFS transporter, which produces MSERGLGRQFGWLWTSYAVSTVGTWFAFDAFPLIAILVLHSGPGQVSLLAAAGLAVGAVVAVPLGPWVEFRRKVPVMIGMDLVRFAALATIPLAYWLGWLSFVQLVVVSVVVGAADNAFTAATGAVMKAVVPRSQLVVATGRFESTTWTATMIGPPLGGASIGFFGPVITVVVDAVSYLFSAVSVRAMRLRESPPVRRGERLRVADLLDGWRYILEHSSLRLLFFNGVLTSGLIMATAPLLAVLMLGELGFAPWQYALAFGLPCIGGLIGSRLSAPLADRFGSHRVLMVTGWLRAVWLVGLVFVQPGLVGLVTVIAVELGLITCMGIFMPLFAAYRLTETPDDRVARTLSAWSISSKAVIAVMTALWGVLAAVTSPRIAVLVAGLLILATPLLLPRRALVSSTR; this is translated from the coding sequence GTGAGTGAGCGCGGGTTGGGGCGGCAGTTCGGCTGGTTGTGGACCTCGTACGCCGTGAGCACGGTCGGCACCTGGTTCGCCTTCGACGCGTTCCCACTGATCGCGATCCTGGTACTGCATTCCGGGCCCGGCCAGGTGTCGTTGCTGGCGGCTGCGGGTCTGGCCGTCGGGGCTGTGGTCGCGGTGCCGCTCGGGCCGTGGGTGGAGTTCCGCCGGAAGGTACCGGTGATGATCGGGATGGATCTGGTGCGCTTCGCCGCCCTGGCGACCATCCCGCTGGCGTACTGGCTCGGTTGGCTCAGCTTCGTCCAGCTGGTGGTCGTCTCGGTCGTGGTCGGTGCGGCCGACAATGCGTTCACTGCCGCGACCGGCGCGGTGATGAAGGCCGTCGTGCCGCGGTCGCAGCTGGTGGTGGCGACCGGCCGGTTCGAGTCGACGACCTGGACGGCGACGATGATCGGGCCGCCGTTGGGCGGCGCGTCGATCGGGTTCTTCGGGCCGGTGATCACGGTGGTCGTCGACGCGGTCAGCTATCTGTTCTCGGCGGTAAGCGTGCGGGCGATGCGGTTGCGGGAGAGTCCGCCCGTGCGGCGGGGTGAGCGGCTTCGGGTGGCGGATCTGCTGGACGGCTGGCGGTACATCCTCGAGCACTCGTCGTTGCGGTTGCTGTTCTTCAACGGCGTACTGACTAGTGGCTTGATCATGGCGACGGCGCCCCTGCTGGCTGTGCTGATGCTGGGGGAGCTCGGGTTCGCGCCGTGGCAGTACGCGTTGGCCTTTGGTCTGCCGTGTATCGGTGGGCTGATCGGGTCGCGGTTGTCGGCGCCGTTGGCTGATCGCTTCGGGTCGCATCGCGTCTTGATGGTGACGGGATGGCTGCGGGCTGTCTGGCTGGTTGGGCTGGTGTTCGTCCAGCCGGGGCTGGTTGGGCTGGTGACGGTCATCGCGGTGGAGCTTGGGTTGATCACTTGCATGGGGATCTTCATGCCGTTGTTCGCTGCGTACCGGTTGACCGAGACGCCTGACGATCGGGTTGCCCGGACGCTGTCGGCCTGGTCGATCTCCAGCAAGGCGGTCATCGCAGTGATGACCGCCCTGTGGGGAGTGCTGGCCGCCGTGACCAGCCCGCGGATCGCGGTACTGGTTGCCGGATTGTTGATCCTGGCAACGCCTTTGCTGCTTCCCCGGCGAGCGCTCGTCAGTTCTACGCGCTGA
- a CDS encoding GDSL-type esterase/lipase family protein — translation MSPWITTPIDQQLVRGAVELEHTQYGVLPHRLPAWARAQTSDGQIAMVEAQPSGVRLAFRTTATAIELDVLPTKLRYAGAPAQPDGVYDLLVDGNLAAQANALGGNVFTIDMTTGSTEFTPGQPTTVSFVELRPGDKVVEIWLPHRERTELVALRTNAPLEPATSDKRIWLHHGSSISHGSNADSPTQTWVALAAAQGGVELSSLGFGGGALLDPFTARTMRDLPADLISVKIGINVVNADLMRQRAFGPAVHGFLDTIRDGHPTTPLLVISSIYCPIHEDTPGPGAPDFVDGKVQFKATGDPNEPGRLTLNWIREELENLTAARAKDDPNLTYLDGRELYGEKDFAVRPLPDQLHPDNATHHEMAKRFAGHAFGVQGPFSA, via the coding sequence ATGAGTCCATGGATCACCACCCCGATCGATCAGCAGCTCGTCCGAGGAGCGGTCGAGCTGGAGCACACCCAGTACGGCGTACTGCCGCATCGCCTGCCCGCCTGGGCACGGGCCCAGACCAGCGACGGCCAGATCGCGATGGTCGAGGCGCAGCCCTCCGGAGTACGGCTCGCGTTCCGGACGACCGCCACCGCGATCGAGCTGGACGTACTACCGACCAAGCTCCGGTACGCCGGTGCGCCCGCGCAGCCTGATGGCGTCTACGACCTGCTCGTCGACGGCAACCTCGCGGCCCAGGCGAATGCGTTGGGCGGGAACGTCTTCACCATCGACATGACGACCGGGTCGACCGAGTTCACGCCCGGCCAGCCGACCACGGTCAGCTTCGTCGAGCTGCGACCCGGCGACAAGGTCGTCGAGATCTGGCTGCCGCACCGCGAGCGCACCGAATTGGTTGCCCTGCGCACCAATGCCCCGCTGGAGCCGGCGACCAGTGACAAGCGGATCTGGTTGCATCACGGCAGCTCGATCAGTCACGGATCCAACGCGGACAGCCCGACCCAGACCTGGGTGGCGCTGGCTGCGGCCCAGGGCGGCGTCGAGCTGTCCAGCCTCGGCTTCGGCGGCGGCGCACTGCTCGATCCCTTCACCGCCCGGACGATGCGCGACCTGCCGGCCGACCTGATCAGCGTGAAGATCGGCATCAACGTGGTCAACGCCGACCTGATGCGGCAGCGGGCGTTCGGGCCGGCGGTCCACGGATTCCTCGACACCATCCGGGACGGGCATCCGACCACGCCGTTGCTCGTCATCTCGTCCATCTACTGCCCGATCCACGAGGACACTCCCGGGCCGGGCGCACCGGACTTCGTCGACGGCAAGGTGCAGTTCAAGGCGACCGGCGATCCGAACGAACCCGGCCGCCTGACGCTCAACTGGATCCGCGAGGAGCTGGAGAACCTGACGGCGGCGAGGGCGAAGGACGATCCCAACCTGACCTACCTCGATGGGCGCGAACTGTACGGCGAGAAGGACTTCGCCGTCCGACCGCTGCCCGACCAGCTGCACCCCGACAACGCGACGCACCACGAGATGGCGAAACGCTTCGCCGGCCACGCGTTCGGCGTACAGGGCCCGTTCAGCGCGTAG
- a CDS encoding pirin family protein yields MSNLDEHPTEGVCGGEGAEGPVVERLEAREVVLGRTTKVRRLLPNKNRRMVGAWCFVDHYGPDDLTARVDSYDVPGERGMLVPPHPHTSLQTVSWLFEGEIEHRDSAGSHAMVRPGELNIMTAGNGIAHSEVSLPDGPPMLHGAQLWVALPDSQRTTVTPHFNAYADLPTLDLDGAHGTVMIGTVAGITSPAPAYTPLVGADIQLDAARPDDSGRTDAGRSTTDPGRVVTIPLTPAFEYAVLVVAGSLTTGDLTAGFGEMLYLGAGREAIDLTGDARFLLLGGEPFEEQLVMWWNFIGRSHEEIVAARNDWMASIDAHGTDRFPAVPGYDGDALPAPPLPATRLKPRPRSR; encoded by the coding sequence ATGAGCAACCTGGACGAGCATCCCACTGAAGGCGTGTGTGGTGGCGAGGGCGCCGAGGGGCCGGTGGTCGAGCGGCTCGAGGCCCGGGAGGTCGTACTCGGGCGGACGACTAAGGTACGGCGGTTGCTGCCGAACAAGAACCGCCGGATGGTCGGCGCCTGGTGCTTCGTCGACCACTACGGGCCCGATGACCTGACGGCCCGCGTCGACTCGTACGACGTACCGGGGGAGCGCGGCATGCTCGTGCCGCCGCATCCGCACACCAGCCTGCAGACGGTGAGCTGGCTGTTCGAGGGCGAGATCGAGCATCGCGACAGCGCCGGCTCCCACGCGATGGTCCGCCCCGGCGAACTCAACATCATGACCGCAGGCAACGGCATCGCCCACTCCGAGGTCTCGCTACCCGACGGCCCACCAATGCTCCACGGCGCCCAACTCTGGGTCGCTCTCCCCGACTCCCAGCGCACCACCGTCACCCCACACTTCAATGCCTACGCCGACCTGCCGACGCTCGACCTCGACGGTGCTCACGGCACGGTCATGATCGGTACGGTCGCCGGCATCACCTCACCGGCACCCGCGTACACCCCCCTCGTCGGCGCCGACATCCAACTCGACGCCGCCCGCCCCGACGACTCCGGCCGCACCGACGCCGGCCGCTCCACCACCGACCCGGGCCGCGTCGTCACCATCCCGCTCACTCCAGCCTTCGAGTACGCCGTCCTGGTGGTCGCCGGCTCATTGACCACCGGCGACCTTACGGCCGGCTTCGGCGAGATGCTCTACCTAGGCGCCGGCCGCGAAGCCATCGACCTGACCGGCGACGCCCGCTTCCTCCTCCTCGGCGGCGAGCCCTTCGAGGAGCAACTCGTCATGTGGTGGAACTTCATCGGCCGCTCCCACGAGGAAATCGTTGCCGCCCGCAACGACTGGATGGCCTCGATCGACGCCCACGGCACCGACCGTTTCCCCGCCGTCCCCGGCTACGACGGCGACGCCCTCCCCGCACCGCCGCTGCCGGCCACCCGCCTCAAACCCCGCCCGCGCTCCCGCTAG
- a CDS encoding PHP domain-containing protein, whose protein sequence is MSDRAGVEAAVEALRQIGYFLERERQPTHRVKAYRRAADTIEGLPAAEVRARRRAGTLTELAGIGPKTEAVIIEAMDGETPSYLVKLETAAGELTSAGAGTSLRAELKADLHLHSDWSDGGSPIEEMARTAAGLGHKYMALTDHSPRLTVANGLSRERRLQQLDVVAELNKKLADELDGFTILNGIEVDILDDGSLDCDSEILARLDIVVASVHSKLRMEAEAMTERMVRAIANPHVDVLGHCTGRLITGERGTRPESQFDAEVVFEACKQFGTAVEINSRPERLDPPRRLLSMAVETGCVFSIDTDAHAPGQLDWQIYGCERAEECEVPADRVINTWDAPALLEWAAG, encoded by the coding sequence ATGAGTGATCGGGCGGGTGTTGAGGCTGCGGTGGAGGCGTTGCGGCAGATTGGGTATTTCCTCGAGCGGGAGCGGCAGCCTACGCATCGGGTGAAGGCTTATCGGCGGGCGGCGGACACGATCGAGGGGTTGCCGGCGGCTGAGGTGCGGGCGCGGCGGCGGGCCGGGACGTTGACCGAGCTGGCGGGGATCGGGCCGAAGACGGAGGCCGTGATCATCGAGGCGATGGACGGCGAGACACCGTCGTACCTGGTGAAGCTGGAGACGGCGGCGGGAGAGTTGACCTCGGCCGGTGCCGGTACCAGCCTCCGCGCCGAGTTGAAGGCGGATCTGCATCTGCACTCCGACTGGTCGGACGGCGGCAGCCCGATCGAAGAGATGGCCCGTACTGCGGCCGGCCTCGGCCACAAGTACATGGCGTTGACCGATCACTCGCCGCGGCTGACCGTCGCCAACGGACTGTCCCGCGAGCGGCGGCTGCAACAGCTCGACGTGGTCGCCGAGCTGAACAAGAAGCTGGCCGACGAGCTCGACGGGTTCACGATCCTCAACGGGATCGAGGTCGACATCCTCGACGACGGCTCGCTCGACTGTGACAGCGAGATCCTCGCCCGCCTCGACATCGTGGTGGCGAGCGTGCACTCCAAGCTCCGGATGGAGGCGGAGGCGATGACCGAGCGGATGGTGCGCGCGATCGCCAACCCGCACGTCGACGTACTCGGCCACTGCACCGGCCGCCTGATCACCGGCGAACGCGGCACCCGCCCGGAATCGCAGTTCGACGCCGAGGTGGTCTTCGAAGCCTGCAAGCAGTTCGGTACCGCCGTGGAGATCAACTCCCGGCCGGAACGCCTCGACCCGCCGCGCCGCCTGCTGTCGATGGCGGTGGAGACCGGCTGCGTCTTCTCCATCGACACCGACGCCCACGCGCCCGGCCAGCTCGACTGGCAGATCTACGGTTGCGAACGAGCCGAGGAATGCGAGGTCCCCGCCGACCGCGTCATCAACACCTGGGACGCCCCGGCCCTGCTGGAGTGGGCCGCCGGGTGA
- a CDS encoding peptide MFS transporter — protein sequence MSGTQQVESEEKQFFGHPRGLMTLFTTELWERFSYYGMRAILLLYLTDKAHGLGLGESLGQAVVSIYGASVYLLSVLGGWFADRVFGARRTVLYGGTVIVAGHLCLAIPVEGLAYVGIALVALGTGLLKPNVSTMVGSLYAKDDSRRDSAFSIFYMGINIGSFSAPFVVGFLRRNFGFHVAFAAAAVGMTLALIAYLLGRRTLHGRGDTPPNPLTVEDRPTMIKITVAVLALLGIVFALSAWSSGGVGPKPVVDAISYLCFLAPIAYFTMLLRSPLVEPDERRRVRAYIPLFIAAMLFFMVFEQAATTLTTFAADRTRLEVLGISITPEFFQSVNPFSIIVLAPVFAVIWIKLGDRGPSIGQKFATGLLFAGISFAVMSLASSVAGESLASPLWLVLVYVIQTLGELFLSPVGLAATTLLAPKAFTSQMMALWFLAPAAGQAITAQLVQATEGSSDTAYFGGLAIVTIAFAIVLYFLAPWIRRHAGR from the coding sequence GTGTCGGGAACGCAACAGGTGGAGTCCGAGGAGAAGCAGTTCTTCGGGCATCCGCGAGGGTTGATGACGCTGTTCACCACCGAGTTGTGGGAGCGGTTCAGCTACTACGGGATGCGCGCGATCCTGCTGCTCTACCTGACCGACAAGGCGCACGGGCTCGGGCTCGGGGAGTCGCTCGGCCAGGCGGTCGTCTCGATCTACGGGGCGTCGGTCTACCTGCTCTCGGTGCTCGGCGGCTGGTTCGCCGACCGGGTGTTCGGGGCGCGGCGGACGGTGCTGTACGGCGGTACCGTGATCGTGGCCGGGCATCTGTGCCTGGCGATCCCGGTCGAGGGGCTGGCCTACGTCGGTATCGCGTTGGTTGCCCTCGGCACCGGCTTGCTGAAGCCGAACGTGTCGACGATGGTCGGCAGTCTGTATGCGAAGGACGACAGCCGGCGCGACTCGGCGTTCTCGATCTTCTACATGGGGATCAACATCGGCTCGTTCAGCGCGCCGTTCGTGGTCGGCTTCCTGCGCCGGAACTTCGGCTTCCACGTCGCCTTCGCGGCGGCCGCGGTCGGTATGACGCTGGCCTTGATCGCGTACCTGCTCGGCCGCCGCACGCTGCACGGTCGCGGCGACACCCCGCCGAACCCGCTCACGGTCGAGGACCGGCCGACGATGATCAAGATCACCGTCGCCGTGCTGGCCCTGCTCGGGATCGTTTTCGCCTTGTCCGCTTGGAGTTCCGGCGGCGTCGGGCCGAAGCCGGTGGTCGACGCGATCTCGTACCTGTGCTTCCTGGCGCCGATCGCGTACTTCACCATGCTGCTGCGCAGCCCGTTGGTCGAGCCCGACGAGCGCCGCCGGGTGCGGGCGTACATCCCGCTCTTCATCGCGGCGATGCTGTTCTTCATGGTCTTCGAGCAGGCCGCGACCACGCTGACCACCTTCGCCGCTGACCGGACTCGTCTCGAGGTGCTCGGCATCTCGATCACGCCCGAGTTTTTCCAGTCGGTGAACCCGTTCAGCATCATCGTGCTGGCGCCGGTGTTCGCGGTGATCTGGATCAAGCTTGGCGACCGCGGTCCCAGCATCGGCCAGAAGTTCGCCACCGGCCTGCTCTTCGCCGGCATCTCCTTCGCGGTGATGTCGCTGGCGTCGTCGGTCGCGGGAGAGTCTTTGGCGTCACCGCTGTGGCTGGTTCTTGTTTACGTCATCCAGACGCTCGGTGAGTTGTTCCTCTCCCCCGTCGGCCTGGCTGCGACGACCTTGCTGGCACCGAAGGCGTTCACCAGCCAGATGATGGCGCTGTGGTTCCTTGCGCCGGCAGCCGGACAGGCGATCACCGCCCAGCTCGTGCAGGCGACTGAAGGCTCCTCGGACACCGCCTACTTCGGCGGCCTGGCGATCGTCACCATCGCCTTCGCGATCGTCCTCTACTTCCTAGCCCCTTGGATCCGCCGCCACGCGGGACGCTGA
- a CDS encoding TetR/AcrR family transcriptional regulator, with the protein MPRVGMTADRLTQAAAELADEIGFDNVTVSALARHFGVKDASLYSHIKNAKDLRARVAALAFTELADQVAANMAGRSGKDALSAFANSYRDYATQHPGRYAAMQQDLDADGPAAPPARRHAELTRAILHAYDLTPEAQIDAIRLLGATLHGYITLELQGSFRHTPRPTTTSWQIALSALHTLLSNWPED; encoded by the coding sequence ATGCCGCGCGTGGGAATGACCGCCGACCGCCTGACCCAGGCGGCGGCCGAACTGGCCGACGAGATCGGCTTCGATAACGTCACCGTCTCCGCCTTGGCCCGCCATTTCGGCGTCAAGGACGCGAGCCTCTACTCCCACATCAAGAACGCGAAGGACCTCAGAGCCCGAGTAGCCGCCCTCGCGTTCACGGAACTGGCAGACCAGGTGGCAGCCAACATGGCCGGCCGCTCCGGCAAAGACGCCCTCTCCGCCTTCGCCAATTCCTACCGCGACTACGCCACTCAGCACCCCGGCCGGTACGCCGCCATGCAACAAGACCTAGACGCCGACGGCCCCGCCGCTCCGCCCGCCCGCCGCCACGCCGAGCTCACCCGCGCCATCCTCCACGCCTACGACCTCACCCCCGAAGCCCAAATCGACGCCATCCGCCTCCTGGGCGCCACCCTCCACGGCTACATAACCCTCGAACTACAAGGCTCCTTCCGCCACACCCCCCGCCCCACCACCACCTCCTGGCAAATAGCCCTATCCGCCCTCCACACCCTGCTGTCCAACTGGCCCGAGGACTAG
- a CDS encoding acyl-CoA dehydrogenase family protein, which yields MSTETHALSTITPTTPEQWIQRAAEVAAILAVDAVERDRAGATPYDEVRLLKESGLVTLLGPTEHGGGGQTWPTAYQVIRTVATADGSIGQLLGYHLLWFWAARLVGTKEQIAHVEAEATKNKWFFGGAVNPRDSDVVVADEGSTIVFNGRKSFSTGSKVSDVTVLEGTLLDSGTHVFAIVPSDIEGLTFHDDWDNLGQRLTESGSVSLNHVRVGWDQAAGFVGKTFEPRVYNTLNVPTIQLVFVNFYLGIARGALETALTYTREKSRSWLHGGYSTAAEEPYVIDVYGDLQAKLWAVEALADAVALEGQRIHENAWDVTAEQRGEHEVRVAAVKARATEVALEVTNRIFEVTGARSTASQEGLDRFWRNVRTHTLHDPVAYKRREVGRHLLTGELPEPTWYS from the coding sequence ATGAGCACCGAGACACATGCACTTTCCACCATCACCCCGACAACGCCCGAGCAATGGATCCAGCGGGCCGCCGAGGTCGCCGCGATCCTGGCCGTCGACGCTGTCGAACGCGACCGGGCCGGCGCCACGCCGTACGACGAAGTGCGGTTGCTCAAGGAGTCCGGGCTCGTCACGCTGCTCGGGCCGACCGAGCACGGCGGTGGTGGGCAGACCTGGCCGACGGCGTACCAGGTGATCCGGACGGTCGCCACCGCCGATGGGTCGATCGGGCAACTCCTCGGCTATCACCTGCTCTGGTTCTGGGCCGCGCGGCTGGTCGGTACGAAGGAACAGATCGCGCACGTCGAGGCGGAAGCCACCAAGAACAAGTGGTTCTTCGGGGGAGCGGTCAACCCGCGGGACTCCGATGTCGTGGTGGCCGACGAGGGCAGCACGATCGTCTTCAACGGCCGCAAGAGCTTCTCGACCGGCAGCAAGGTCTCCGACGTCACCGTGCTCGAAGGAACTCTGCTCGACAGTGGGACGCATGTTTTCGCGATCGTGCCGTCGGACATCGAGGGGCTGACCTTCCACGACGACTGGGACAACCTCGGCCAGCGGCTGACCGAGAGCGGCAGTGTGAGCCTCAACCATGTCCGCGTCGGCTGGGACCAAGCGGCCGGCTTCGTCGGCAAGACCTTCGAGCCGCGCGTCTACAACACCCTGAACGTCCCGACCATCCAGCTCGTGTTCGTGAATTTCTACCTCGGCATCGCCCGGGGCGCGCTGGAAACAGCGCTCACCTACACTCGGGAGAAGAGCCGTTCCTGGCTGCACGGCGGTTACTCGACGGCGGCCGAAGAGCCTTATGTCATTGACGTGTACGGCGATCTGCAGGCGAAACTCTGGGCCGTCGAGGCACTCGCCGATGCCGTCGCGCTGGAGGGCCAACGGATCCACGAGAACGCCTGGGACGTGACTGCCGAGCAGCGTGGCGAGCACGAAGTACGGGTGGCGGCGGTGAAGGCTCGGGCGACTGAGGTGGCGCTCGAGGTGACGAACCGGATCTTCGAGGTGACGGGGGCGCGGTCGACGGCATCGCAGGAGGGGCTTGACCGGTTCTGGCGCAACGTGCGGACGCACACCCTGCACGATCCGGTCGCCTATAAGCGGCGCGAGGTCGGGCGGCACCTGCTGACCGGCGAGCTGCCCGAGCCGACCTGGTACTCCTGA
- a CDS encoding PucR family transcriptional regulator has translation MATKRRISAHEARALRLQGATGALATAAIAAMDEKLPWFGKLSAQDRSWIGLVAQSGITAFVDWFRDPEAHSSMPTRMFGSAPREFTRVISLHQTVDLLRTTIEMIEQTIGDLLPADDVPAVRESMQRYAREVAFAAATIYAQAAEMRGAWDARLEALVVDSVIRGEADESVRSRASALGWTGTSTTGGTSSEVAVVVGRALEAESGSANVADAVRHAAREAGADALCAMQGDRLVVVLGGTSKPVEIVQKLAGWFGPGPIVVGPVVKDLMSAVTSARAAVAGLRAAPAWPGAPRPVQADELLPERSLSGDGHARRQLASDVYGPLTMGDGVLLDTVSAYLDSGGSIEATARAMFIHANTVRYRLKRVGELTGYLPSNPRDAFTLRVALTLGRLLNPEPGSAFL, from the coding sequence GTGGCGACCAAGCGGAGGATCAGCGCGCATGAGGCGCGGGCGCTTCGGTTGCAAGGGGCGACCGGGGCGCTGGCGACGGCCGCGATCGCTGCGATGGACGAGAAGCTGCCGTGGTTCGGCAAGTTGTCGGCGCAGGATCGGTCCTGGATCGGGCTGGTCGCGCAGTCCGGGATCACCGCGTTCGTCGACTGGTTCCGCGATCCCGAGGCGCACTCCTCGATGCCGACCAGGATGTTCGGGTCGGCGCCGCGTGAGTTCACCCGGGTCATCTCGCTGCATCAGACCGTCGATCTGCTCCGCACCACGATCGAGATGATCGAGCAGACGATCGGCGACCTGCTCCCGGCAGACGACGTACCGGCCGTCCGCGAGTCGATGCAGCGGTACGCCCGTGAGGTCGCCTTCGCCGCCGCCACCATCTACGCCCAAGCCGCCGAGATGCGCGGTGCCTGGGACGCACGCCTCGAAGCACTCGTCGTCGACTCGGTCATCCGCGGCGAGGCCGACGAGTCGGTACGATCCCGCGCCTCCGCCCTCGGCTGGACCGGCACCAGTACCACCGGAGGCACCTCGTCGGAGGTGGCCGTGGTCGTCGGGCGGGCCCTCGAGGCCGAGTCCGGCAGCGCGAACGTGGCGGACGCAGTACGGCATGCGGCCCGTGAAGCGGGAGCCGACGCCCTGTGCGCGATGCAAGGCGACCGGCTGGTGGTGGTACTCGGTGGTACGAGCAAACCTGTCGAGATCGTACAAAAACTGGCGGGCTGGTTTGGACCCGGACCGATCGTCGTCGGGCCGGTCGTGAAGGACCTGATGTCGGCCGTCACGAGTGCCCGGGCAGCCGTCGCCGGCCTCCGCGCGGCACCCGCCTGGCCGGGCGCTCCGAGGCCGGTCCAGGCCGACGAACTGCTACCCGAGCGGTCGCTGTCCGGCGACGGTCATGCCCGCCGGCAACTCGCCTCGGACGTCTACGGCCCGCTCACAATGGGCGACGGGGTACTGCTCGACACCGTTTCGGCCTACCTTGACTCGGGCGGTTCGATCGAGGCGACGGCCCGCGCGATGTTCATCCACGCCAATACCGTCCGGTACAGGTTGAAGCGTGTGGGCGAACTCACGGGCTACCTGCCGTCGAATCCCCGCGACGCTTTCACGTTACGTGTCGCACTGACCCTCGGGCGCCTGCTCAACCCGGAGCCCGGATCCGCGTTTTTGTAG